The following are encoded together in the Clostridium sp. BJN0013 genome:
- a CDS encoding cysteine desulfurase family protein, whose product MEVYLDNSATTKPYDEVIDSIADTMRKYYGNPSSAYSLGLKAELKMNESRDIIARTINCSRDEIIFTSGGSESNNFLIKGFIKPGKHLITTKIEHPSLLNTCRQLENQGVKVTYLNVNNRGEINLEELAASITRETQIVSIMHTNNEIGIVQDIEYIGKYIKERNSRIKFHVDAVQGYGKYNIDVKKSNIDLLSASGHKIHGPRGIGIAYVRKGLVPVPLICGGGQEKGFRSGTENLASIVGFTKAAEKVYKNREKNFNKVNNLKKYFIDKLKDMPKVKINSEGDNYSPYVLSVSFIGIKGEVLLHLLEEENIYVSTGSACSARSNKDSHVLKAIGLKKEELDGTIRFSFTEDNSLEEIDYTLDVLIRSFKFLRRVDK is encoded by the coding sequence GTGGAAGTTTATCTTGACAACAGTGCTACTACTAAGCCTTATGATGAAGTTATAGATTCTATAGCGGATACTATGAGGAAATATTATGGTAACCCTTCTTCTGCATATTCTTTAGGTTTAAAGGCAGAATTAAAGATGAATGAGAGTAGAGATATAATAGCTCGTACTATAAATTGCAGCAGGGATGAAATAATATTTACTTCTGGAGGAAGTGAAAGTAATAATTTTTTAATAAAAGGTTTTATAAAACCTGGTAAACACCTTATAACAACTAAAATAGAGCATCCCAGCCTTTTAAATACCTGTAGACAGTTAGAAAATCAAGGGGTAAAGGTTACCTATTTAAATGTAAATAACAGGGGAGAAATAAATTTGGAAGAACTGGCTGCAAGTATTACCAGGGAAACTCAAATAGTAAGTATAATGCATACTAATAATGAAATTGGAATTGTTCAAGATATTGAATATATAGGCAAGTATATAAAAGAAAGAAATAGTAGAATAAAGTTCCATGTAGATGCAGTTCAAGGATATGGAAAGTATAATATAGATGTAAAAAAAAGCAATATAGATTTGTTATCTGCCAGTGGACATAAAATACATGGTCCCCGGGGAATTGGCATTGCTTATGTTAGAAAAGGACTTGTTCCGGTGCCTTTAATATGTGGAGGGGGACAGGAAAAAGGTTTTAGATCAGGTACTGAAAATCTGGCATCTATTGTAGGATTTACAAAAGCAGCTGAAAAAGTATATAAGAATAGAGAAAAAAATTTCAATAAAGTAAATAATTTGAAAAAATATTTTATAGATAAGCTAAAGGATATGCCTAAAGTTAAGATAAATAGTGAAGGAGATAACTATTCTCCTTATGTGCTTAGTGTATCTTTTATAGGAATTAAGGGAGAGGTACTGCTTCATCTGTTAGAAGAAGAAAATATATATGTTTCTACAGGATCTGCATGTTCTGCAAGAAGTAATAAAGATAGTCATGTATTGAAGGCTATAGGATTGAAAAAAGAAGAACTAGATGGAACTATAAGGTTTAGTTTTACAGAAGATAATTCACTAGAGGAGATAGATTATACTTTAGATGTATTAATTAGATCTTTTAAATTTTTGAGGAGAGTTGATAAATGA
- a CDS encoding polysaccharide deacetylase family protein: MKIKHFLLTTICIFLYIMIYYTSPAKAFSEDLLYTENINSTSPNKVIYLTFDDGPSSTVTGKILDILKEQNVKASFFIIGYKIQGREDLLQRMYNEGHSIGLHTYTHKCNVIYSSENSFLDEMIRTENEVKNVLGFSPKIIRFPTGSKNHLTTSLLEKLHTEGYKIYDWNLSLSDGINYRTSVDKLYNEATKKCVNPGKIFLLAHCDGTNENTCKVLPKIIKYYKNCGYEFKTITKNTPEYYFRVSK, translated from the coding sequence ATGAAGATTAAACATTTTTTATTAACTACAATATGTATTTTTTTATACATTATGATATATTATACCTCTCCTGCAAAAGCCTTTTCAGAAGACTTATTATATACAGAAAATATAAACTCCACTTCCCCTAATAAAGTAATATATCTTACCTTTGATGATGGCCCCAGTAGTACAGTTACAGGTAAAATATTGGATATCTTGAAGGAACAAAATGTAAAAGCCTCTTTTTTTATAATAGGTTATAAAATTCAAGGTAGAGAAGATTTATTACAAAGAATGTATAATGAAGGTCACAGCATAGGCCTACATACATACACCCATAAATGTAATGTAATATATTCCAGTGAAAATTCTTTTTTAGATGAGATGATAAGAACTGAAAATGAAGTAAAAAATGTTTTAGGATTTTCTCCTAAAATAATACGCTTTCCCACAGGAAGCAAAAATCATCTTACTACTTCTCTTTTAGAAAAACTACACACTGAAGGATATAAAATATATGACTGGAATCTTTCTTTGTCAGATGGTATAAACTATAGGACATCAGTTGATAAACTTTACAATGAAGCTACAAAAAAATGTGTTAATCCTGGAAAAATATTTCTATTGGCACACTGTGATGGCACTAATGAAAATACCTGCAAGGTACTTCCTAAAATAATCAAATATTATAAAAATTGCGGTTATGAATTTAAAACAATTACAAAAAATACCCCAGAATATTATTTTAGAGTGTCAAAATAA
- a CDS encoding acetate uptake transporter, with protein sequence MNSNETQSIKIANCDPSAIGLFGLAVVTLVASSQKLGITEGTSFVLPWAIFLGGFAQLFACINDTKRQNTFGATAFGGFAFFWFAVGVSWMIDAGTFGQGLAGAVDQKQLGVAFLAYLIFTVFMTIGAAEANRVLFAVFFFLNFLFIGLMLNSFGVAPQFSIKLAGFSELIASLVAFYGSAATVLNPHFEREFLPIGKPFGIFKKEDYN encoded by the coding sequence ATGAATTCAAATGAAACACAAAGCATTAAAATTGCCAATTGTGATCCGTCTGCGATAGGATTATTTGGACTTGCTGTTGTAACGTTGGTAGCTTCTTCGCAGAAGCTTGGTATCACTGAAGGAACTTCTTTTGTGCTTCCCTGGGCAATATTTTTAGGAGGTTTTGCTCAATTATTTGCTTGTATCAATGATACTAAAAGACAGAATACTTTTGGTGCAACAGCATTTGGTGGATTTGCATTTTTCTGGTTCGCAGTAGGTGTATCATGGATGATTGACGCAGGTACATTTGGACAAGGTCTTGCAGGAGCAGTAGATCAAAAACAGCTAGGAGTGGCATTTCTAGCATACTTAATATTTACTGTGTTTATGACAATAGGAGCGGCTGAAGCTAACAGAGTATTATTTGCGGTTTTTTTCTTTTTAAACTTTCTGTTTATTGGATTGATGCTTAATTCTTTTGGAGTTGCGCCTCAATTTTCTATTAAATTAGCAGGATTTTCTGAATTAATAGCATCTCTTGTAGCCTTTTATGGTTCTGCGGCTACTGTATTAAATCCTCACTTTGAAAGAGAATTTTTACCTATAGGAAAACCATTCGGTATATTTAAAAAAGAAGACTATAATTAA
- a CDS encoding IDEAL domain-containing protein produces the protein MDISDFIVSDRKEHNGFKYGIKLIPKRAMDKFVDSILILARKNINGHSKYKISFKKRCGFKTILNDFELEEKDFLNYIKFLTNFKTSNNKSEKFQVENFNSIELTFLNKEMIKISVEKDSTRLFFSISITELEFYIGMLKNMNLDNVGKSSIYYMNYIIEPLMKKEREKLYTEILYTLIDGALDNKNEKLFSSLCKELKSVRLK, from the coding sequence ATGGATATAAGTGATTTTATTGTTTCTGATAGAAAAGAGCATAATGGATTTAAGTATGGAATAAAGCTGATTCCTAAAAGAGCCATGGATAAGTTTGTAGACAGCATTTTAATTTTAGCTAGAAAAAATATAAATGGACATAGTAAATATAAAATTTCTTTTAAAAAGAGATGTGGTTTTAAAACCATATTAAATGATTTTGAACTTGAGGAGAAAGATTTTTTAAATTATATAAAGTTTTTAACTAACTTTAAAACTTCAAATAATAAAAGTGAAAAATTTCAAGTAGAAAACTTTAACAGTATAGAATTGACTTTTCTTAATAAAGAAATGATAAAAATATCTGTGGAAAAAGATTCAACTAGATTGTTTTTCAGTATATCAATAACAGAATTGGAATTTTATATAGGTATGTTAAAAAATATGAATTTAGATAATGTGGGCAAGTCATCCATTTATTATATGAATTATATAATAGAGCCTTTAATGAAAAAAGAAAGGGAAAAACTTTATACTGAAATTTTATATACTCTTATAGATGGAGCTTTGGATAATAAGAATGAAAAATTATTTAGCTCACTTTGTAAGGAATTGAAAAGTGTTAGATTAAAGTAA
- a CDS encoding MBL fold metallo-hydrolase: MKITTLIEDSLEHNKNLTREHGLSFFIQYSKLNILFDTGKSENFIKNAKDMDIDLNKTNYIIISHAHYDHGNGLKSFTQNFTIRPKIILSKYFFSNGKKYYYNKDSVKSDKKLHYIGVNFDEKFLKENSFKVQYITSDETEIEKGIYVFTNFKSYYDFEKLNSNMRVKTDENFQIDNFKDEICIGMDTPKGLLILLGCSHPGILNMIKSIEIKSNKNIFGIIGGTHLMEASRDRIEKTIEEFKKMNIEILGASHCTGAVAYSQLKTSCDNFFVNSTGSSLSIP, translated from the coding sequence TTGAAAATAACTACTTTAATAGAAGATTCTTTAGAACATAATAAAAACTTGACAAGAGAACATGGACTTTCATTTTTTATACAATATTCAAAACTCAATATACTATTTGATACAGGTAAAAGTGAAAATTTTATAAAAAACGCTAAAGATATGGATATTGATTTAAATAAAACAAATTACATTATAATAAGTCACGCCCATTATGATCATGGTAATGGATTAAAAAGTTTCACCCAAAATTTTACTATAAGGCCTAAAATAATATTAAGCAAATATTTTTTCTCCAACGGCAAAAAATACTATTATAATAAAGATAGTGTTAAAAGTGATAAAAAACTTCACTATATAGGAGTAAATTTTGATGAAAAATTTTTAAAAGAAAATTCCTTTAAAGTACAATATATAACTTCAGATGAAACAGAAATAGAAAAAGGTATTTATGTGTTTACAAATTTTAAGTCCTACTATGATTTTGAAAAACTAAATTCCAATATGAGAGTAAAGACAGATGAAAATTTTCAGATTGATAACTTTAAAGATGAAATATGTATAGGGATGGATACTCCAAAAGGACTTTTAATACTTTTAGGCTGTTCTCACCCTGGAATATTAAATATGATAAAATCCATTGAAATTAAGTCAAATAAAAATATATTTGGAATAATTGGAGGAACTCATTTAATGGAAGCTTCCAGGGATAGAATAGAAAAAACTATAGAAGAATTTAAAAAAATGAATATAGAAATATTAGGAGCTTCCCACTGTACAGGTGCTGTTGCATATTCGCAATTAAAAACCTCATGTGACAACTTTTTTGTAAATTCTACCGGTTCTTCTCTATCAATTCCTTAA
- a CDS encoding class I SAM-dependent methyltransferase encodes MALDKVFFKKFLQNAFSDTVEVRYWDGTEDKYGDGKAKFKIYINGHISKKDILTDPFLAIGEAYMNNLIDFEGNIREVIESVYKNKDSFLHKAEIFSKLYKVLPNNVKKSKEDVQYHYDLGDDFYSLWLDETMTYSCAYFKSEEDSLHQAQVNKVNYILKKLQLKPGQKLLDIGCGWGKLIITAALKYGVDALGITLSKKQFEKTNKEILENNLQRKVQVKLVDYRELVKEKCKFDRIVSVGMIEHVGRQNLSSYMEDVKAMLKERGISLLHCITAQKEGEVNQWIKKYIFPGGYIPSIRQLVSLMADNDLHLIDAESLRLHYFKTLKCWAENFENKVEEIKKLKDDSFIRMWRLYLNACSASFHYGVMDIHQFLFTKGLNNDIPMTRDYLYEG; translated from the coding sequence ATGGCATTAGACAAAGTATTTTTCAAGAAATTTCTACAAAATGCTTTTTCAGATACAGTAGAGGTCAGGTATTGGGATGGTACGGAAGACAAATATGGAGATGGAAAAGCAAAATTTAAGATATATATAAATGGACATATTTCTAAAAAAGATATTTTGACGGATCCTTTCCTTGCAATAGGAGAAGCCTATATGAATAATCTAATTGATTTTGAAGGAAATATTAGAGAAGTAATAGAATCGGTATATAAGAATAAAGATAGTTTCTTACATAAAGCTGAAATATTTTCAAAGCTTTACAAAGTACTTCCAAATAATGTTAAAAAAAGCAAAGAAGATGTACAATATCATTATGATTTAGGTGATGATTTTTACAGTCTCTGGCTAGATGAAACCATGACTTATTCCTGTGCATATTTTAAGAGTGAAGAAGATTCACTTCATCAGGCTCAAGTAAATAAGGTAAATTATATATTGAAAAAACTTCAATTGAAACCAGGTCAAAAGCTTTTAGATATAGGCTGTGGTTGGGGAAAATTAATTATTACAGCTGCCCTAAAATATGGAGTAGATGCGTTAGGTATAACTTTAAGTAAAAAACAATTTGAAAAGACAAATAAGGAAATATTAGAAAATAATTTGCAGAGAAAAGTTCAAGTAAAATTAGTGGATTATAGAGAATTAGTTAAAGAAAAATGTAAATTTGACAGAATAGTTAGTGTAGGAATGATTGAACATGTAGGGAGGCAGAATTTATCTTCTTATATGGAAGATGTAAAAGCCATGTTAAAAGAAAGAGGTATATCACTTCTTCACTGTATTACAGCACAAAAAGAGGGAGAAGTAAATCAATGGATTAAGAAATACATATTTCCGGGGGGTTATATACCATCTATAAGACAATTAGTAAGTTTAATGGCAGATAATGATCTACATCTCATAGATGCAGAGAGTTTAAGATTACATTATTTTAAGACATTAAAATGTTGGGCTGAAAATTTTGAGAATAAGGTAGAGGAAATTAAAAAACTTAAAGACGATAGTTTCATAAGAATGTGGAGACTTTATCTGAATGCTTGTTCCGCTTCTTTTCATTATGGAGTAATGGATATACATCAGTTTTTATTTACAAAGGGACTTAATAATGATATCCCTATGACTAGAGATTATTTATATGAAGGTTAG
- a CDS encoding hemolysin family protein, producing MGMSWQNNVILELILILILTVINAFFSAVEMAIVALNKRRISYLAEEGNKKARIILNLLDDPSNFLATIQVGITLAGFFASAYAATTLSTRFAVYLDKINIPYSSKVAVIVITILLSYITLVLGELFPKRIALQHSEIIAMAFIKPILFVNKIMIPFVKLLSGSTNLIMKLFSLSTENVENKVSEEEIRSIIELGQENGIFNQSELRMIERIFEFDDKVAKEVMTPRTEVFGMDIDNVFSHSVKDIMEEKYSRIPVYKDDTDNIIGILYIKDLFVEIMKTSIDNIDIRPLLRTPYFVPENKNIGVLFKELQSTKNHMAILIDEYGGFSGIVTIEDLIEEVMGNIFDEYDDNEQYISKLDENTYLVSGLLSIYEVNEFLDLELKSDNSDTIGGFVIELLGSIPKEGEENTVEYENIIFKVEKIDEKRIEVLKIYISDRKKNQELDE from the coding sequence ATGGGTATGAGCTGGCAAAATAACGTAATATTAGAACTTATTTTAATATTAATTCTTACAGTAATCAATGCATTTTTTTCAGCAGTAGAAATGGCTATAGTTGCTTTAAATAAAAGAAGAATTTCCTATCTGGCAGAGGAAGGAAATAAGAAGGCACGTATAATATTGAATCTATTGGATGACCCTAGTAATTTTTTAGCCACAATACAAGTGGGTATAACTCTCGCAGGATTTTTTGCCAGTGCATATGCAGCTACTACCCTGTCAACAAGATTTGCAGTTTATTTAGATAAGATAAATATTCCATACAGCAGTAAAGTAGCTGTAATTGTCATAACTATATTGTTATCCTATATTACTCTTGTGCTTGGAGAATTATTTCCAAAAAGGATTGCACTGCAGCATTCAGAAATAATAGCAATGGCATTCATAAAACCTATTTTATTTGTAAACAAGATTATGATTCCTTTTGTAAAATTACTTTCAGGTTCTACCAATTTAATTATGAAATTATTTAGTTTAAGTACAGAGAATGTAGAAAATAAGGTATCTGAAGAAGAAATAAGATCCATTATAGAACTTGGACAGGAAAATGGAATTTTTAATCAGTCCGAGCTGCGTATGATAGAAAGGATATTTGAATTTGATGATAAAGTGGCTAAGGAAGTGATGACTCCCAGAACAGAGGTATTTGGCATGGATATAGATAATGTGTTTTCTCATAGTGTTAAAGATATAATGGAAGAAAAATATTCTAGAATACCTGTCTATAAAGATGATACAGATAATATAATAGGTATACTTTATATTAAAGACTTATTTGTGGAGATTATGAAGACTTCTATAGATAATATAGATATAAGACCTTTGCTTAGAACACCTTATTTTGTGCCGGAAAATAAAAATATAGGTGTACTTTTTAAGGAACTTCAAAGTACTAAAAATCACATGGCAATTTTAATTGATGAATATGGCGGATTTTCAGGTATTGTAACCATAGAAGATTTAATTGAGGAAGTAATGGGTAATATATTTGACGAATATGATGATAATGAACAGTATATAAGTAAGCTGGATGAAAATACTTATTTGGTTAGTGGACTTCTATCCATATATGAGGTAAATGAGTTCTTAGATTTAGAATTAAAATCAGATAATTCAGATACTATAGGTGGTTTTGTAATAGAGCTTCTGGGAAGTATTCCAAAGGAAGGTGAGGAGAATACTGTAGAGTATGAAAATATAATTTTCAAAGTAGAAAAGATAGATGAAAAGAGAATAGAAGTTTTGAAAATATACATATCTGATAGGAAGAAAAACCAGGAATTAGATGAATAA
- a CDS encoding FMN-binding protein: MKTVKKRKGKIRVWIVILSIVGVIALGLGAAVVLTAPGRNELQNMAITDVDFKKLRDGVYTGAYHGTKDSFRNAAVEVTVASGAVTKIKVTEGALADEKQTSEVRNGLSINDLFNRVIKSQSLKVDVISGATLTSNAHLKAVENALEQAEVK; the protein is encoded by the coding sequence ATGAAAACTGTCAAAAAGAGAAAGGGGAAGATTAGAGTGTGGATTGTAATACTGTCAATTGTCGGTGTGATTGCATTGGGACTGGGTGCAGCAGTTGTCTTGACGGCTCCAGGGCGCAATGAGCTTCAAAATATGGCCATCACTGATGTAGATTTTAAAAAGCTGCGCGACGGTGTCTATACGGGTGCTTACCACGGAACGAAAGACAGCTTCAGAAACGCCGCGGTTGAGGTAACCGTAGCCTCGGGAGCTGTTACGAAAATCAAGGTAACTGAGGGCGCATTGGCCGATGAAAAACAGACATCTGAGGTAAGAAACGGGCTTTCCATTAATGATTTGTTTAACAGAGTAATTAAATCCCAGTCTTTAAAAGTGGACGTAATCAGCGGTGCGACCCTGACATCCAATGCACATCTTAAGGCGGTGGAAAACGCTCTGGAGCAGGCAGAAGTTAAGTGA
- a CDS encoding FAD:protein FMN transferase, whose amino-acid sequence MDKSAAVEAAHTGMGTEMAHKAFGRHAIEALKAVQNESQRLERLLSRFQQESDISRINRSAGIKCENVSPETYEILLHAIECSVISQGLFDVTVGPLVDLWDYKHALEPPANNKIEMALPLVNYKDLELNTVQKTTGLKKSGQSVDLGGIGKGFASDRFMEIFKEYGVTSAFSNIGGNVSTLGNKPDGSPWLVGIRHPRLNGLLGAVEVTEKAVVTSGDYERYFIDKEGRRFHHILNPITGYPAESGLVSVTVVANSAMTADALSTAIFVAGLERGTALIKKYSGAEAVLVDEKLRVYVTQGLRQRFQASVEINVNYI is encoded by the coding sequence GTGGATAAAAGTGCTGCGGTTGAAGCCGCGCATACAGGCATGGGCACGGAAATGGCTCACAAGGCTTTTGGTAGGCATGCAATTGAAGCATTAAAAGCTGTCCAAAATGAGTCTCAAAGGCTGGAACGTTTGCTCAGCCGTTTTCAGCAGGAAAGCGATATCAGCCGCATCAACCGTTCTGCAGGCATAAAATGTGAAAATGTCAGCCCTGAAACTTATGAAATTCTTTTACATGCAATTGAATGTTCTGTTATTTCTCAGGGGTTATTCGATGTTACCGTCGGCCCGCTGGTGGACTTGTGGGACTATAAGCATGCGTTGGAGCCTCCTGCAAATAATAAGATAGAGATGGCTCTCCCCCTTGTCAATTACAAAGATTTGGAATTAAATACTGTTCAAAAAACGACAGGGTTGAAAAAGTCCGGACAGTCTGTTGATTTGGGCGGTATCGGCAAAGGCTTTGCCAGCGATCGTTTCATGGAGATATTCAAAGAATATGGCGTCACATCTGCCTTTTCCAATATCGGAGGGAATGTTTCAACATTAGGCAATAAGCCTGACGGTTCGCCATGGCTTGTTGGTATTCGGCATCCTCGTTTGAATGGTCTGCTCGGTGCGGTCGAAGTAACCGAAAAGGCTGTGGTTACTTCTGGAGACTATGAACGGTATTTTATCGACAAGGAAGGCAGACGGTTCCATCATATCTTGAATCCGATTACCGGGTATCCGGCAGAGTCCGGACTTGTCAGTGTAACAGTAGTGGCAAACAGTGCTATGACCGCCGATGCATTGTCCACTGCCATCTTTGTTGCCGGCCTGGAGAGAGGGACTGCCCTGATAAAAAAATATTCGGGAGCAGAGGCAGTTTTAGTGGACGAAAAGCTGAGAGTATATGTCACGCAGGGATTGCGGCAGCGTTTCCAGGCTTCTGTCGAAATTAATGTAAACTATATTTAG
- a CDS encoding TetR/AcrR family transcriptional regulator: MKNTKKDLFDCGKKLFSTKGFKDTNVSDITKAAGIGTGTFYNYYSSKEELFMAIYMEENEKLKKSILKSINLNQDPLSLVKEIMSLNLQGMNSNPILKEWYNKDVFSKIEQHFREEKGLERLDFMYSDFLEIIKKWQAEGKMRSDIDCELIMAIFTAIITVETHKEEIGLQYFPQVLDYLTEFTIRSLTDCKK, encoded by the coding sequence TTGAAAAATACGAAAAAGGATTTATTTGATTGTGGGAAGAAACTGTTCAGTACAAAAGGCTTCAAGGATACCAATGTATCCGATATTACAAAAGCTGCGGGAATAGGTACAGGCACGTTTTATAATTACTACTCCTCTAAAGAGGAATTATTCATGGCGATATACATGGAAGAAAACGAAAAGCTTAAGAAAAGTATTTTAAAATCAATTAATCTAAATCAAGATCCGCTGAGTTTAGTGAAAGAAATAATGTCATTGAATTTACAAGGCATGAATTCAAATCCGATCCTGAAGGAATGGTATAACAAGGACGTGTTCAGTAAAATAGAGCAGCATTTCCGTGAAGAAAAAGGGCTGGAGCGTCTTGATTTCATGTATAGCGATTTTTTGGAGATAATAAAAAAATGGCAGGCTGAAGGAAAAATGAGGAGTGATATTGACTGTGAGTTGATTATGGCCATTTTCACGGCAATCATTACTGTTGAAACCCATAAAGAGGAAATCGGACTGCAGTATTTTCCGCAGGTTTTGGATTACCTCACGGAGTTTACAATTAGAAGTCTGACCGATTGTAAAAAATAA
- a CDS encoding flavodoxin family protein, giving the protein MRKVTAFIGSARKQATYEAVCEFEKNLKAYMEINFEYVFLKDCRLDYCRGCKLCFDKGEEFCPIQDDRDLLIDKITNSDGVIFATPNYSFHISASMKNLLDRLAFVFHRPRFFGKAFTSIVTQGIFGGSSIVKYLDSMGENFGFSVTKGCVLKTLEPITKAAQEKNSHEIKKTAARFYRELMRTAPPSPSFFRLMMFRMSRTSMKAMLNDEYCDYRHYEEKGWFESHYYYNVSLNPVKKLAGRIFDFLGRLMSRQN; this is encoded by the coding sequence ATGAGAAAGGTTACCGCATTTATCGGAAGTGCTCGTAAGCAGGCAACTTACGAAGCAGTATGTGAATTTGAGAAAAATTTGAAAGCGTACATGGAAATCAACTTCGAGTATGTTTTCTTAAAGGACTGTCGGCTTGATTACTGCAGGGGCTGCAAGCTGTGTTTTGATAAAGGAGAAGAATTTTGTCCTATACAGGACGACCGGGATTTGCTGATTGATAAAATTACTAATTCCGACGGAGTCATTTTCGCCACCCCTAATTATTCCTTTCATATTTCAGCGTCAATGAAGAACCTGTTAGACCGGCTTGCGTTTGTTTTTCATCGGCCGCGTTTTTTCGGCAAGGCTTTCACGTCCATTGTCACTCAGGGTATTTTCGGTGGAAGCTCTATTGTGAAGTACCTTGACAGTATGGGAGAAAATTTTGGATTCAGCGTTACGAAAGGCTGCGTTCTAAAGACGTTGGAACCGATCACAAAAGCTGCGCAGGAAAAGAATTCACATGAAATCAAAAAGACCGCCGCAAGGTTTTACAGAGAGCTTATGCGTACAGCCCCTCCATCCCCTTCTTTTTTCAGACTGATGATGTTCAGAATGTCCCGGACAAGCATGAAAGCAATGCTCAATGATGAATATTGCGACTATCGGCATTACGAAGAAAAAGGCTGGTTTGAGTCCCATTATTATTACAATGTATCCCTGAACCCCGTTAAAAAGCTGGCAGGCCGGATTTTTGACTTTTTGGGGCGCTTGATGTCCAGACAGAATTAG